In bacterium, the genomic window GCCACGGCCTGAGCGAGCCCCTGGCCCGCGCCTTGGCGGCCCGGGGAATCGATGCCGAGGGCGCGGCCAACTACCTCTCGCCGACCCTCAAGGCGCAGTTTCCCGACCCTTCCAGCTTCGCCGACATGGATCTGGCCGCCAGTATCCTGGTGGACGCCGTCGTATCGGGCAGGCCGACGGCGGTGTTCGCCGACTATGATGTCGACGGCGCCTCCAGCGCCGCCCAGCTGGTCCGCTGGTTCCGGGCCATGGGCCGCGAGCTGGCCATCTATGTTCCCGACCGCATCATCGAGGGCTACGGCCCCAGCCCGGCCGCCTTCCGGCATCTGCAG contains:
- a CDS encoding DHH family phosphoesterase — its product is MADGALEAGFLGVRRSLSGRAWRGRPADAPLVRDHQLRHGLSEPLARALAARGIDAEGAANYLSPTLKAQFPDPSSFADMDLAASILVDAVVSGRPTAVFADYDVDGASSAAQLVRWFRAMGRELAIYVPDRIIEGYGPSPAAFRHLQEQGADLVVTVDCGAAAHDALIAARDIGLDVVVIDHHLMRGD